A window of Phycodurus eques isolate BA_2022a chromosome 5, UOR_Pequ_1.1, whole genome shotgun sequence contains these coding sequences:
- the LOC133402335 gene encoding circadian-associated transcriptional repressor → MSATDSDNSIDWLASDTEDSTSEQESERTHNQSDTPATDSRRSHEASTRGPPSSSTETWGRNTIELCKTQQGEKMKRRRSFTEEEGGRILSSQSEKGRLFTRKCMELQCYIQPLSSILNGLRSGRYRERLSSFQESVAMDRIQRILGVLQKPYMGENYISIILKMEEMLKSWFPNIKPLHQLAVTHTEEVVPAKKLKLSPVTPTAAVSPVTISDTPVAAKLLRVTDLTPPGAYSASNLKWLHTSPICSPTAEEAPAAPRHVASPRDLTQDSAVSSSTDSPANTDSVPKGPPQGKINAPCLERLLKSTESIINRRKTSGLMDSSWS, encoded by the exons ATGTCTGCTACTGATTCGGACAACTCCATTGACTGGCTCGCTAGCGACACTGAGGACAGCACCAGCGAACAGGAGTCAGAGAGGACCCACAACCAGTCGGATACTCCTGCAACTGACAGCCGCCGGAGCCATGAGGCGTCCACAAGGGGGCCTCCCTCCAGCTCCACGGAAACATGGGGCAGGAATACCATTGAACTGTGTAAAACACAACAAGGCGAGAAGATGAAGCGACGCCGCAGCTTcacagaggaggagggaggacgGATACTTTCCAGTCAGTCCGAGAAGGGACGACTTTTCACCCGAAAG tgCATGGAGCTGCAATGCTACATTCAACCACTGTCATCGATCTTGAATGGCCTTCGTTCAGGGAGATACAGAGAAA GACTCAGCAGTTTCCAAGAGAGTGTTGCCATGGACAGAATCCAAAGGATCCTGGGCGTTCTACAGAAGCCCTACATGGG AGAGAACTACATTAGTATCATTCTTAAAATGGAGGAAATGCTGAAGAGTTGGTTCCCCAACATAAAACCCCTCCACCAACTGGCTGTCACCCACACAGAGGAAGTCGTTCCTGCCAAGAAACTAAAG CTTTCCCCTGTGACCCCAACTGCAGCAGTGAGCCCCGTCACCATCAGCGATACGCCGGTGGCCGCCAAACTCCTCCGAGTCACTGACCTCACACCTCCCGGAGCTTACTCGGCAAGCAACCTGAAATGGCTTCACACGTCCCCCATCTGCTCCCCAACAGCGGAGGAGGCCCCGGCCGCCCCCCGGCACGTGGCATCCCCTAGAGACCTAACACAGGACAGTGCCGTGTCATCCAGCACAGACAGCCCCGCTAACACAGACTCTGTGCCCAAAGGGCCTCCGCAGGGTAAAATCAATGCGCCATGTCTAGAGCGCCTCCTCAAGTCAACGGAAAGCATCATCAACCGCAGGAAGACGTCAGGTTTGATGGACAGCAGCTGGTCCTAA